GATACTTTATGTCTTCGGCGGCTTCCTGCTGCTCACCGGCATCAAGATGTACTGGTTCGCCGACGAACAGCCCGACCTCGAGAACAATCGCCTGATCAACTGGCTGCGCCGCCACATGAACATCAGTTCGAGCTTTGACGGTCAACGCTTCTTCACGCGGCAAAATGGGGTCCGCTACGCGACGCCGCTCTTCCTTGCCCTGGTGCTCGTCGAACTGTCCGACCTGATTTTCGCCGTCGATTCGATCCCGGCCATTTTCGCGATCACCACCGACCCGTTCATCGTGCTGACCTCGAACATCTTCGCCATCCTCGGCCTGCGTGCCATGTACTTCCTGCTCGCCGGCGTCGCCGACCGTTTCTCGCTGCTCAAGTACGGTCTCGCCGTGGTCCTCATGTTCATCGGCGTCAAGATGCTGCTGCTCGACATCTACACGATCCCGGTCGGCTTCTCGCTCGCCGTCGTCGCCACCATCATCGGTGCCTCGGTATGGGCTTCCCTGCGCAAGGAAGCCCGCGAGCGGAAGAACGGCTAACGGTTCTCGAAGCGGCTGTAGTCAAGAATGGCCGCATCCTGCGGTGCGATCCGGCGCCATTCGGCGTGGATCGCATCGCTCAGCGGCCAGAAGCGGCGGTCAGTGCGGCGCACGCCGAAACGGTCGGTGAGGGCGATCAGGTCGTCCTCACTGCCCAGGCGGACGACGGCATCGGTGAAATTGGCCAATTCTGCGACGTCGACCGTATAGAAGGCATTGGGGTAGGCGCCGACGACCCCGTTGAGCGCCAGCAGCGTGTCCTCCTGCGGCAGACGGCGGGCCGACTCGCCAAACAGCTCGGCAACATTGCTGTGCGCACTGTTGCGCACCAGCGACACCAGACGCAGCCTGCCGTCCGGATAGCGGATGCTGAGCAGGCTGTTTTCCGGCAAGACCGACGCCGGAATACCGCGCACCTGATTGAGCCGCTGGAATTGCGCCACTTCCCGCCCCGACCAGCCATTTGCCGACCAGTCCAGGCTGCGTTCGCGCACCGGCTCGACCCTTGCCTGCAATTCGGCATAGAGCTCGCTCAGATGATCCTGGCTGCGATAATGCATGCCGCTCTCTTTCGGGAAAAATGCCGCGGCATCGGCAAACTGGCGGATATGCGGCTCGCTGCGACCGCGATACCAGTGATCGAGTACCGCCTGCCTATCCTTGAGCGGCAGCAGCGTCAGGAAATTCTGCTCGCCTTCCATGCGCAGGAAGTCCATGTAGAGGCGGGTCGCCACCTGGTGACCAAGATTGCCGTAAACATCGAAGCCGGCGACCAGCAGGTAATGCATGCGCTCGAACAGCGGATAACCAAGCAGCAGGGTCGTCTGCGGCCGCTCGCCAACCAGGCCGCGCAGCACCGAGGCACTGTCGAAATGGCGGAACACGGTCAAGGCTGCATTCGGATTCTGGCCATCGCCATTCCACAACTTGTCCGGTGCCGGCAGGTAGTCCCGGCTGGCAAATTTGGCGAGCACCGAGCTCTTCGCTTCCAGATACTTGTTTTCCAGCCTGGCATACTGGCGCCAGGTGAGCGGTCCGATCGACCCCTCGCGCTCGGCAGGCAGGCGCAGGTTCGGCATTGCCGCATCCAGCATGGCATTCATCAACCGGGTTTCCTTGCTGTCCGGCGCAACGAAAACCACCCAGAAATGATCGTTGATGACGTTAAGCGCCACCTGACCGCGACAAACCGGGCCTTTCATGAAGCCCATCAACGTGAATTGGGCATCATCAAGCATGAAGCGGTAGCGGGCATCGACCGGCAGCGCCCGGAAAGTCACGAAAGGATTCGCCGCCACCTCCGGCGCATAGCCGGGCAGATCGCCGACCGGATAGTCCGCCGCCAGGAACCAGCCGCGCAGACGCTCCATGCGTGCCGCATCAAGCTTCAGCGGCATGTGCTTCTTGGCGACAGAACTCGCCTCCATGCGCTGCAAACGGTAGTAAACCCGCTCGACACCGGGGTCGTCATACGGTCGACGCGTGGCAATCAGGTCAATTGGCTGACCGGCCGGCGTCCGGCTGCGCACCAGTTCGAAAAACTGCCGGGGCATTTCGTCAAAGTACAGGTGCCCGATATACCAGTGCTCGTAGATATAGCGGGCCATCAGCTGTTCCTTCAGGCTGTCGCCATTCAGGAAGCGTTCCCAGTCGGCCAGCCGGCGCTGGACATTGGCCGGCAGAGCGGCCGGCAGTTGATAGGGGGCACCGGCCTCCAGCCAGCGGCTCAGCGTCTGATGCTCGGTAGCACTCAGCGGCGGCAGACCGAAGGGCATGCCGCGTGCCGGATGGCGCAAGGCATAGTCGTCGAGTCCCTCGGCCCGGACACACATCTGGGCGCGATCCAGCGAAAAATCGAAATCTTCATCCGGCAAGGGACCGCTCGCCGGCCCCGGATTGAGGCGCTTCATTTCCAGCAGGCGATGCAGCACGCCCCCCACCCGGTTGGCCTCCGGTGTCGAGACGCGCTCGTTGAGCACCGGGAAGAAACCCATCTGCCGCCATTGCACGGTGGTCGCCGCATCAATGCCGAGGCGGGTCGGCGGATCGGCCAGCAGGCGGATCGCAGAGTAGACGACGTCAGTATTGGCGCCGCGCGTCAGCCCGGCATAACTGCTCAGGTTGAGCTGGCAAGGCGCATCGTAGCAGGCATGGCAACTGACGCAGCGCTGGTCGAGAATCGGCCGCACCTCTTTCCAGTAATCCGGCGCCGCCGCGTTGGCAAGGACAGGAAAGCGATCGAAACGCGCCGGGTTGGGCAGGCCGAAACGGTCGTCGAGGCGCAGGGAAACGACCGTGGCACAGGCCGCCAGGAAGAGAAACAGCAGGGGGGCAAACTTGCGCATGACTGGACTGAGAAAAAATGGCCCACCGGCATGGCAAGGCCCTGATTTAAAAAAGCCCGCGAGGAATCAGTAATGCCGGGATCCCTCTCGCCACCTCAACGGGCACAGTAACTGCGAACCAACTCCTCGGCTGAGAGCGGGGTTGCGAACAAATAGCCCTGACCGATGTTGCAGCCCAGATCGCGCAGTACATCCAGCTGCTCCTGCGTCTCTATACCCTCGGCCACCACCGAGAAGCCGAGGGTTTGCGACATCGCCAGAATGGTCTGGGCGATGGCCCGGTCGTCGAGATTCTGGGCAATATCGGCAACGAAGGACTTGTCGATTTTCAGCTCGTCGAGCGCGAAACGGCGCAGGTAGGCAAGCGAGGAATACCCCGTGCCGAAGTCGTCGATACTGAGCTGGACGCCCAGGGTCTTCAACTCGCGCAGCATTTGCTGCACCCGGTCGACGTTGTCGAGCAGGGCACTTTCGGTCAGCTCGACGACGAGCCGGGTTGCATCGAGGCGGTAATGGCTGAGCAGGCGACGCATCAGCACCGGCAAGTTGGTACGCCGCAACTGCTCGGCCGAAACATTGATCGAAATGCGGGGCACGTGATGTCCCTGGGCAATCCACAGCGCCATCTGGCGACAGGCGGTCGCCGCCACCCATTCGCCCACCTGGTCGATCAGACCGTTCTTCTCGGCCAGCGGGATGAACTTCATCGGAGCAATCAGGCCGTCTTCCGGATGCTGCCAGCGCACCAGTGCTTCGACACCAATCAGGCGTCCGGTCGCAATGTCGATCTGCGGCTGATAAAGCAGGAACAGCTCGTTTTTCTCGACGGCGTGACGCAGGCCGGTTTCGATCTTGAGACGTTCCTCGGCCGCACGACGTAACTCGTCGGTAAAGAAATGGTGCGTGCTCTTGCCGCCATCCTTGGCCTGGTACATCGCGCTGTCGGCGTTCTTGAGCAGGGTTTCGGCATCCTGCCCATCATCCGGGAAAATGCAGATGCCGATGCTGGCACTCGGATAAACGCTCTGCCGACCGATCAGGTAAGGCCGCTGCATGGCTTCGGCAATCCGCCGCGCCGTCATTTCGGCGTCCTCGACGGAAGCATCCTCAAGCAGCAGTGCGAACTCATCACCACCGAAGCGGGCCACCGTATCCGATCCGCGCACGCATTCACGCATGCGCCGGGCGATTTCCATGAGCAGCTCGTCACCGGCAGCATGCCCCATCGAGTCGTTGACCACCTTGAAATTGTCGAGATCGATGAACAGCACCGCGAACGTTGCTTCAGAGCGCGCCGTGCGCGCCACGGCCTGACGTGCCCGGTCGAGGAACAGGGCACGATTGGGCAGCGAGGTCAGTTCGTCATGCGTGGCCAGGAACTCGACCCGGCGCTGCGACTCCTTGACGATGGTGATATCGCTGAAGATGCCGACATAGTTGACGACCTTCCCTGCCGTATCCTTGACCGAATTGATGGTCAGCCACTCGGGATAGATTTCGCCGTTCTTGCGCCGATTCCAGATTTCGCCCTGCCACCAGCCCTGGGTTTGCAGATGCGACCACATGTCGAGATAGAAATCCTCGTTATGCCGGCCGGAGGCGAGCACGCTCGGGCTCTTGCCGATGACTTCCTCGGCGGAGAACCCGGTGACATTGGTAAACGCTTCGTTCACGGTGAGAATGGTCTGGCGCGAATCGGTCACGACGATCCCCTCGCCGGCCCGGTCAAAGACACGGGCGGCAAGCCGCAACTGGTCCTCGGCGTGCTTGTGTTCGGTGACGTCGATCGACTGGGTACAGATGCTGTACACCACCCCGTCTTCGGTCAACAGCGGAAAACGGATCGAATTCAGGTAACGGTCGCTCTGCGCCGCAAAAACGAGATGGTCCTCGAATTCGACCGCGGCGCGCTGCCGGACAACTTCCAGCTCCTTGGCACGGAAATCGTCCGCCAGCTTGCGTGGAATGACCTTGGCATCGGTCTTGCCAATGACCTTGTCGGCCTCGATGTCGAAAAAGGTTTCGAACTTGCGGTTAACGAATTCGTAGCGACCGGACAGATCCTTCAGCGTGATGATGGAGGTCGAATTGTTCATGATCGCCAACAGCATCTCGCGATTCTTGCGCACCTCCCGCTCGGCGGCCAGGCGTTCCGTATGGTCAAGCATGACGACGATCGCACCGCGATTGCCGCGCACCTTGGTCTCGTACGGCGAGACATGGATCAGGTAATGCCGTTCGCTGGAGAAAATCGGCGCCTCAACCGGCCGGTTGGTCTCGATCGCCTGCCGCACCACGGGGAGAAAATCCTGCATGCCGGGCGGCAGGCGCAGCAAGGCCATCGGTTGCTTGATCGACGCCGCGGAAAGCGAGAAAAGCGCAGCGGCCGGACTGTTGAAGCGCGACAACCCGAGATCCTCGTTACAGACCAGGATGGGAAAGCCGACGCTGTTCTGGATATTTTCCAGATCATTCAGCGTATCCGCCAGTTCGCCCGTGCGAACCTGCAACTCCTCGTTAACCGTGGTCAGCTCTTCATTGGTCGACTGCAGCTCTTCGTTGGCAGCTTCCAGTTCCTCGTTCGACGACTGCAGCTCCTCGTTGGCGGCAACCACTTCTTCGTTGAGCGCCTGCATTTCCTCGTTCGAGGTTTCCAGTTCCTCGATCACCGTCTGCAAACGCTCACGGGTAGACATCAGCTCGTCTTCGAGGTCGCGAACATTGCGCCCGTCCTCGGCAGTTCCCCGCAGACCGGACTCCGGCTCAACCACCTCCACCGGCGGCAACGGCTCGAAACAAACCAGATAGAACGGGCTGACCACGCCCCGCTCCAGCGGATGCACGACCAGTCGCACATCCCGCGGCCCTTCCAGGGTCTTGATACTGTGCCGGCGGCCACAGGCCGACTCATGCTTGTGCTCGGCCTGGTGTTGCAGAAGCTGCAGGTCGGCCCGCATTTCACGGCGCAGCAGATGCTGCAGGTTGAAATTGGGTTTGCCCGGCAAAACCGTCAGATAGGCGCTGACATCCCCATGCATTTGCAGGATGTCGAAAGTCGCATTGACCAGTACCGAAGCCGGCACATAACGGCGGATCGCCGCATCGAGGAGACGACGCTCGGCATCCGGCGGCGTTGCCACCACCGTACGGTCGACATTGTCAGGCAGGCGAAAAGACGGGACCGTCAGGCGTGACTCGCCCGCCCGACGGCGATAGATGCGCGCCGATTTGTCGATGACTTCGTACAGTGACTCCTGCTGGAAAATCCCTTCCGACTTGCCGAGGAAGAGGAGTCCGCCAGGATTGAGGCCGTAATGGAAAGTGGCCAGCACTTTTGCCTGCGGCTCGTTCTGCAGGTAAATCAGCAGATTGCGGCAGCTGACCAGGTCGAGGCGCAAAAACGGTGGATCCTGGATGATGTCCTGACGCGCCACAACCACCATGTCACGCAAATGACGGGCGACTTCCAGGCGATTGCCGACCTTCTGGAAATAACGCACGACCAGACCGGGCTCGAGATCGGCCAGGGCGCTTTCGGCGTACGAGCCCTTGCGCGCGATGGCCAGCGCGTTGAGATCGATATCCGTGGCAAAGATCTGGATGCGGTACTGGGCTGCAGTCGGCCCCAGCGCTTCGGCAATCAGGATGGCGATGGTGTAGGCCTCTTCACCGGTTGCACAGCCCGGCACCCAGACCCGGATTTCATCCCCCGGCAGCTTGTTCAACAGCATTGTTCGCACCAGCGTGCGCAAGGCCAAGAACGACTCCGGGTCGCGGAAGAAAGCAGTGACCGAGATCAGGATATCCTTGCCCAGATGCTCCAGCTCTTCCGGATTGGACTCGACCAGAGTCAGATAGTCGGTCAGATTGGTCACATGCTTGGCCGCCATGCGCCGCTCGATCCGGCGCCATAGCGTGCCTTCCTTGTAGCCGGAAAAATCAATGCGCGTCTGCTGCTTGACCTTCATCAGCAACTTCTTCAACGCTGTCGCCGCCACCGGCGGCTTGGTGGCCACCGTCACCGTGCCATGCGAGCGGGCAATGATGGCAATTTCGGCAGCAATGCCATCCGGCGGCAACACCCAATCAACGCAGCCGGTATCGATCGCCGACTGCGGCATGCCGGCATACTTGGCGCTCTGCGGATCCTGGGCAAAGGTATAACCGCCGGCAGCCTTGACATCGCGCAGACCGGCGGCGCCGTCACTGCCCGTGCCGGAGAGGATGACGCCGATCGCATCCTCGATTTTTTCGGCGGCCAGGGAGGTCAGGAATACATTGACCGAGGGCCGCGGCATCGCCTCACGCGGACCTTCGATCAGCACGAAGCAACCATCCTTGAGAATCACGTTGCGACTGGCTGGCGCCACATAAATCGTGTCCGGCTCAGGCTGCCCGCCATGCTCGACTTCCCGTACCGCCATCGCGGTTTCGCGCCCCAGCAGTTGCACCATCATGCTGCGGTGGGTCGGCGAAAGGTGTTGCAGCACGACGTAGGAAATACCCAGATCCGTCGGCAAGGCAGCAATCAGGGCCGAAAGCGCCTCCAGCCCGCCGGCAGAGGCACCGATGCCGACCAGATAGGGGCGGAGGGGAATGGCAGATTGTGCTGCAACATTGTCAGGAACTGCCAATGCCGCTTTGCGGCGGGAAGGACGAGCATTCGCAGCAACCGGCTGCTTTTCCTTACTGTTTGTTTTCGCAGTCATAAAACGACATTTGTCCTGATCGGCAACATGGGGAGCTACTACGCTTTTTTTGCCGCGAAACTATAGCTTATTCCTTATTGACATGAAGGATTTGGGTAGCAAAAACCCCTGCCTGTCACAATTGAGCAGGGCAAGGCGAGCCGCCCTATCGCCGCAAAATGGCGAAAATGCCCATTGAATCAAACACCCCAGGAGATAATGGAAGGCTGACCAGATGGGTCATTTTGAAAATTCAAAATATAAAATCAGGAGATGGATCAATGTTCTGGAACAGCTCAGGCAAACAGGAGGCCCTGCACAGGGAGCTTGCCGAAACCCAAAGCCGCGAGCGGGCACTGCGCGATGAACTAGCCAGCCTGCAGCTCAAGCTCGACAGCAATGCGCAAGCCGCAGCGAGCAAGGAACGCGAATGCGAGATCCTGCGCTCGATTTTGCGCAACCTGGCCTCCTTCAGCGAAACGCTCTCCGGATCGCAAAACAGCCTGGGGCAAATGGCCCACCAGCTCAGTGAAGAAAAGGCGCAAGCCGTGGAAGCGGCAGAGGTTTCCATCAGCAGCGGCCAGACAACCACTGAAATTGCGGCCAACCTGCATCAACTGGCGAGAGACTCCGCGGTCAGCGCCAACGAAGTTGATGCACTCGCCCGCGAAGCCAGCGAAATCAGCGCCATTGTCCAGCTGATCCATGAAATTGCCGACCAGACCAACCTGTTGGCGCTCAATGCAGCTATCGAGGCTGCCCGTGCCGGTGAAGCCGGACGTGGCTTTGCAGTTGTCGCCGATGAAGTGAGAAAGCTGGCTGAGCGCACCTCGAAGGCAACCAAGGATATTGACGGCCTGGTGACCAGCATCCGGCAAAACTCCAACTCCGCCAAGAACGCCATGGAATCGCTATCAAAGGCCGCCGAAAACTTCAGCGAACGCGGCAATCAGGCAACGGAAGACATGCAGCGCCTGATGGGACTATCCCGCCAGATGGAAGAGGTCATTGCCGGCAGCGCCCTGAAGAGTTTTATCGAACTGGCGAAGGTCGACCATCTGGTCTTCAAGTTCCGCATCTATATCGGCTTGTTCGGCCTGGAAAATATCGCACCGAGCTCGGTTGCATCGCACAAGACCTGCCGCCTTGGCAAATGGTATTACGAGGGCGAGGGACATGACTGCTTCAGCAAGCTCCCCGGCTATCGCGAAATCGAAGCACCTCACGTCGATGTCCACAAATTCGGCATCGCCGCCCTCGAGGCAAAAGGCTGCGGCGAAATGGACGCCATGCTGCGGCACGTCGAAGCGATGGAAAGCGCCAGCCTGCGCGTTGTAGACAACCTGCAACTGATGGCGGAAAAGGCCACCGGCGAACATGCACTGGGCTGCCATCACCAGGGCAGCTAAGTACCAGAAAAAACGGCAGCCGACCCAGGTTGCCGTTTTTTCATCCGGCTCATGTGGAACAAAATGCGAGCGCAAGCATTGCCGGATCATCAAGCAAATTCAGCAGGGCATAGGCGGCAAGGCGATTGATCGCCGACCACGCAAATTCAGACAGTTGCTGCAAGCTCCCGGCCACAGGATCACCTTCCCCTGGCTGGCGACGGATGAGAACAACAGGGAGTCCGGCGAACATCCCGGCAAGGTCCGGACATCGTCAGCATCCGCTCACACCCGAACCTTCAATGCCTTCTTGGCATAAATATCTAAGCGGCTGGATTTGCCTTCGAGAACATGGCTCGGAGCTCGTCCCGCCACGCCCGGCGCCTTGCGCGGTCGCTTGACGACAACCCGGTGCGTCGCCAGATCCAGCGCGGCAGCCAGGAGTTGCGGCGCATCATCGTCATCCCCCACCAAGGGCCGGAAGAGACGCATCTCCTTCTTCACCAGGGCACTCTTGTCGCGATGCGGGAACATCGGGTCAAGATAAATGACTTGCGGCGGATCACCCTGCCATGCCGTCATCAAATCGATCGCATTACCCTTTTGCAGGTGCATGCGCTGCACGATAGGACCAACCTCGGCATCGGATAAAGCGCGCGTCAGCCCGTCGGCAAGCAAGGCAGCAATCAGAGGATGACGCTCGATCAGCACGACATCACACCCAAGCTGGGCCAGCACGAAAGCATCGCGCCCCAGACCAGCCGTGGCGTCGAGAATTGCCGGCCGGATACCGGACTGGATACCGACCGCCTTGGCTATCATCTGGCCAGCACCTCCGCCTTGCTGGCGACGATGTGCCATTGCCCCCTCGAGAAAATCGACACGGACCGGGCCCGCCGCATCCGCACCAAGTTCCTGCAGTTGCAAACCGGCATCGCCCAGCTGCAGGGCGAAATCAGCGACGCCGCCAAGCGGCAAGCGCAGTTCATCGGCCAATGCAGCAACCGCGTCAGAGAACTCCGGCGCCAGTGCCTCGATACGAATGCTTGCCTTGATATTCATGTCGTGCGTCAGTCAATGTGCAACCACCCCGGCCAACCTGCACCGGGCAGTTTTCCGGCTAGGGCGTGCCACTGCCTTCCGGCACACTCGTCGCAGCCACGGGAAGCTCGTCGTGCACCACGGCTTCACCGGCATTGGCCCCGACATTACCCGCCAGCTTCTGACGACGCTTTTCTTCCTGCTTGTTCTTCTTGGCGAGATCTCTCTGGCGCTTT
The DNA window shown above is from Quatrionicoccus australiensis and carries:
- a CDS encoding EAL domain-containing protein; the encoded protein is MAVPDNVAAQSAIPLRPYLVGIGASAGGLEALSALIAALPTDLGISYVVLQHLSPTHRSMMVQLLGRETAMAVREVEHGGQPEPDTIYVAPASRNVILKDGCFVLIEGPREAMPRPSVNVFLTSLAAEKIEDAIGVILSGTGSDGAAGLRDVKAAGGYTFAQDPQSAKYAGMPQSAIDTGCVDWVLPPDGIAAEIAIIARSHGTVTVATKPPVAATALKKLLMKVKQQTRIDFSGYKEGTLWRRIERRMAAKHVTNLTDYLTLVESNPEELEHLGKDILISVTAFFRDPESFLALRTLVRTMLLNKLPGDEIRVWVPGCATGEEAYTIAILIAEALGPTAAQYRIQIFATDIDLNALAIARKGSYAESALADLEPGLVVRYFQKVGNRLEVARHLRDMVVVARQDIIQDPPFLRLDLVSCRNLLIYLQNEPQAKVLATFHYGLNPGGLLFLGKSEGIFQQESLYEVIDKSARIYRRRAGESRLTVPSFRLPDNVDRTVVATPPDAERRLLDAAIRRYVPASVLVNATFDILQMHGDVSAYLTVLPGKPNFNLQHLLRREMRADLQLLQHQAEHKHESACGRRHSIKTLEGPRDVRLVVHPLERGVVSPFYLVCFEPLPPVEVVEPESGLRGTAEDGRNVRDLEDELMSTRERLQTVIEELETSNEEMQALNEEVVAANEELQSSNEELEAANEELQSTNEELTTVNEELQVRTGELADTLNDLENIQNSVGFPILVCNEDLGLSRFNSPAAALFSLSAASIKQPMALLRLPPGMQDFLPVVRQAIETNRPVEAPIFSSERHYLIHVSPYETKVRGNRGAIVVMLDHTERLAAEREVRKNREMLLAIMNNSTSIITLKDLSGRYEFVNRKFETFFDIEADKVIGKTDAKVIPRKLADDFRAKELEVVRQRAAVEFEDHLVFAAQSDRYLNSIRFPLLTEDGVVYSICTQSIDVTEHKHAEDQLRLAARVFDRAGEGIVVTDSRQTILTVNEAFTNVTGFSAEEVIGKSPSVLASGRHNEDFYLDMWSHLQTQGWWQGEIWNRRKNGEIYPEWLTINSVKDTAGKVVNYVGIFSDITIVKESQRRVEFLATHDELTSLPNRALFLDRARQAVARTARSEATFAVLFIDLDNFKVVNDSMGHAAGDELLMEIARRMRECVRGSDTVARFGGDEFALLLEDASVEDAEMTARRIAEAMQRPYLIGRQSVYPSASIGICIFPDDGQDAETLLKNADSAMYQAKDGGKSTHHFFTDELRRAAEERLKIETGLRHAVEKNELFLLYQPQIDIATGRLIGVEALVRWQHPEDGLIAPMKFIPLAEKNGLIDQVGEWVAATACRQMALWIAQGHHVPRISINVSAEQLRRTNLPVLMRRLLSHYRLDATRLVVELTESALLDNVDRVQQMLRELKTLGVQLSIDDFGTGYSSLAYLRRFALDELKIDKSFVADIAQNLDDRAIAQTILAMSQTLGFSVVAEGIETQEQLDVLRDLGCNIGQGYLFATPLSAEELVRSYCAR
- a CDS encoding TerC family protein; amino-acid sequence: METIGSTGLWLAFTGIVLVMLAIDLFVVGGGKEHRVSFKEAAVWSVIWISITLAFAGGLWWYLDGSLGREIANTKTLEFITGYLIEKALAVDNVFIWLMLFSFFAVPLELQKRVLLYGVLGAIVMRTGMIFAGAWLITQFHWILYVFGGFLLLTGIKMYWFADEQPDLENNRLINWLRRHMNISSSFDGQRFFTRQNGVRYATPLFLALVLVELSDLIFAVDSIPAIFAITTDPFIVLTSNIFAILGLRAMYFLLAGVADRFSLLKYGLAVVLMFIGVKMLLLDIYTIPVGFSLAVVATIIGASVWASLRKEARERKNG
- a CDS encoding methyl-accepting chemotaxis protein, yielding MFWNSSGKQEALHRELAETQSRERALRDELASLQLKLDSNAQAAASKERECEILRSILRNLASFSETLSGSQNSLGQMAHQLSEEKAQAVEAAEVSISSGQTTTEIAANLHQLARDSAVSANEVDALAREASEISAIVQLIHEIADQTNLLALNAAIEAARAGEAGRGFAVVADEVRKLAERTSKATKDIDGLVTSIRQNSNSAKNAMESLSKAAENFSERGNQATEDMQRLMGLSRQMEEVIAGSALKSFIELAKVDHLVFKFRIYIGLFGLENIAPSSVASHKTCRLGKWYYEGEGHDCFSKLPGYREIEAPHVDVHKFGIAALEAKGCGEMDAMLRHVEAMESASLRVVDNLQLMAEKATGEHALGCHHQGS
- a CDS encoding class I SAM-dependent methyltransferase, coding for MNIKASIRIEALAPEFSDAVAALADELRLPLGGVADFALQLGDAGLQLQELGADAAGPVRVDFLEGAMAHRRQQGGGAGQMIAKAVGIQSGIRPAILDATAGLGRDAFVLAQLGCDVVLIERHPLIAALLADGLTRALSDAEVGPIVQRMHLQKGNAIDLMTAWQGDPPQVIYLDPMFPHRDKSALVKKEMRLFRPLVGDDDDAPQLLAAALDLATHRVVVKRPRKAPGVAGRAPSHVLEGKSSRLDIYAKKALKVRV
- a CDS encoding fatty acid cis/trans isomerase; translation: MRKFAPLLFLFLAACATVVSLRLDDRFGLPNPARFDRFPVLANAAAPDYWKEVRPILDQRCVSCHACYDAPCQLNLSSYAGLTRGANTDVVYSAIRLLADPPTRLGIDAATTVQWRQMGFFPVLNERVSTPEANRVGGVLHRLLEMKRLNPGPASGPLPDEDFDFSLDRAQMCVRAEGLDDYALRHPARGMPFGLPPLSATEHQTLSRWLEAGAPYQLPAALPANVQRRLADWERFLNGDSLKEQLMARYIYEHWYIGHLYFDEMPRQFFELVRSRTPAGQPIDLIATRRPYDDPGVERVYYRLQRMEASSVAKKHMPLKLDAARMERLRGWFLAADYPVGDLPGYAPEVAANPFVTFRALPVDARYRFMLDDAQFTLMGFMKGPVCRGQVALNVINDHFWVVFVAPDSKETRLMNAMLDAAMPNLRLPAEREGSIGPLTWRQYARLENKYLEAKSSVLAKFASRDYLPAPDKLWNGDGQNPNAALTVFRHFDSASVLRGLVGERPQTTLLLGYPLFERMHYLLVAGFDVYGNLGHQVATRLYMDFLRMEGEQNFLTLLPLKDRQAVLDHWYRGRSEPHIRQFADAAAFFPKESGMHYRSQDHLSELYAELQARVEPVRERSLDWSANGWSGREVAQFQRLNQVRGIPASVLPENSLLSIRYPDGRLRLVSLVRNSAHSNVAELFGESARRLPQEDTLLALNGVVGAYPNAFYTVDVAELANFTDAVVRLGSEDDLIALTDRFGVRRTDRRFWPLSDAIHAEWRRIAPQDAAILDYSRFENR